From Aedes albopictus strain Foshan chromosome 1, AalbF5, whole genome shotgun sequence, one genomic window encodes:
- the LOC134291810 gene encoding uncharacterized protein LOC134291810, which translates to MATARVNDPQDQRSCMACNRPDHIDDMVACDDCSAWYHYSCAKVDATVKTQLWKCQPCGLTPKTTSTTNPGGGASLIVPAGATKKTTKTAGSRASTNKSKKTNVSKTVSVSSSARARLALELEVLNEQQKLEELELEEEKQIRARQIAQEKLIRDRELEIEAKKLAEEKIFLEMKTAEELRFRRSQMAIKKKSLEEKAKLIREQSQRGSSRASSVGQSESELGAKVNKWLESTEQQTEKNRDIPSAIIDTTNVKLASSFGRLGLMKQGNEEQLAAFGGEPDGKEDAAEFRRNPNASTDEANDLHQRAVGDNVQRRNEKTTVFYEQTCPQLQRDCTDSDNLRISDQMEQGPTNRQIAARQVMGKDLPVFSGNPEEWPIWVSNFERSTATCGFSQDENLIRLQRCLKGPALEMVRGRLLTPASVPHVIKTLQLRYGRPETLIRALTEKIRHLPPPRMDNLESIIDFGMAVDNLVEHLKTAKQYPHLMNPSLLHDLVGKLPVDYRMKWAAYKGARVDADLRTFGTFMNSIVELAFDVADDHPTSKPFKPQPRSKDRGYVQSHTETPCMEENALFNSSSPTEKPNKRSCVVCGIEGHRVHDCDRFKSLNADERLKIVNQNSLCRTCLNQHGRWPCRTWQGCGIAGCRLRHHTLLHTSAQVTPVAVSTSHLDQKQFAEGPWFRLLPVSLYGPNGKIDIFAFIDEGSQLTLLEDDVATKLGISGPSEPLQLLWTGNITRNESKSQRLQVDITGSQANQHFKLMDARTVGKLKLSKQSLSYRGLAAKYPHLRGLPMNDYEQVAPKLLIGLDNLKLTIPLKIREGHWGHPMAAKCRLGWSIYGGSPRDVGPVTCGFHVGGWTNQDQELNQLVRNYVALDNSGITSPIAHLESDEERRAREILEATTRRTSTGFQTGLLWKTDNVQLPNSYGMAYRRLRSLERKLRDNDHLYECVRTIIRDYLEKQYAHEATKDELTSTKPEKCWYLPLGIVVNPRKDKVRLIMDARATVDGVSFNSSMLKGPDMLTSLPAVLSNFRMFQYALAADIKEMFHRIQIREEDRQFQRFLWRDQPNVEPTIFVMDVAIFGSTCSPSSAQYVKNRNARDFAGNYPKAANAIIRHHYVDDYLDSFGTMEEAVTVGREVKQIHAKGGFEIRNFLSNKPEIAESVGAQSTAMEKIFQAGKEECAESILGMRWIPSSDHFTYSLELRGNLQAVLADTHVPTKREVLRVVMSLFDPLGLMTFFLIHGRILMQDIWASGIGWDDTVNNHLCERWRMWSGYLPQLNSIRIPRCYFDGANQEMYSTLQIHVFVDASESAYSSLVYFRVTTLKGVETVLVSAKAKVAPLKMLSIPRLELQAAVLGTRLLSSVINIHGLPVTKRVLWTDSRTVLAWINSDHRKYHQFVGFRVAEILSTTEVDEWRWIPTKSNAADLATKWGNGPDLSGNSVWFRGPEFLHQPEDMWPQQQQDSFPTLEEIRSCNTHASVSHQVVDAARFSRWERLHRTLGYVHRFIDNIKRRQQGFPLELGGLTQTELITAERSAWKQAQNEYYPEELEALGQENCTTVTKSSKIYKLCPFLDEFGILRMQGRLDLAPHVPYEAKFPTILPQQSAITSLLVDWFHRRYRHANRETVINEMRQQYQIPKMRALVAKVSKNCMRCRLWKSMPASPVMAPLPKVRLTSFIRPFTYVGLDYFGPVLVKQGRSNVKRWIALFTCLSIRAVHMEVVHSLSTESCILSIRRFVTRRGAPVEIYSDNGTNFHGANNKLQQQIAERNQTLAAVFTNTNTKWSFNPPGAPHMGGVWERMVRSVKTAIGTFLEATRKPDDETFETVIIEAEGIINSRPLTYIPIDSADQESLTPNHFLLGSSSGVKQLSVLPTEYRATLRSSWKLARHLADGFWRRWLKEYLPVISRRSKWFEGVKDIAVGDLVLVVNGAVRNQWTRGRIEKVVPGADGRIRQAWVRTAGGLHRRPAVNLALLDVAEHGEPGLGHRSRSREGECDGEQL; encoded by the coding sequence ATGGCAACTGCGAGAGTGAATGATCCACAGGACCAACGAAGCTGCATGGCCTGCAACCGCCCAGACCACATCGACGATATGGTGGCGTGCGATGATTGTAGTGCCTGGTATCACTACAGCTGCGCGAAAGTTGATGCTACCGTTAAAACCCAGTTGTGGAAGTGTCAACCCTGTGGCCTCACCCCGAAAACTACTTCGACGACCAACCCGGGAGGCGGTGCTAGCCTGATCGTGCCCGCCGGAGCTACGAAGAAGACGACAAAAACGGCCGGCAGCAGAGCAAGTACCAATAAATCTAAGAAAACGAATGTCAGTAAGACCGTAAGCGTCTCGTCTAGTGCCAGGGCCCGTCTTGCTTTAGAACTCGAGGTTTTAAACGAACAGCAGAAGTTAGAAGAGCTAGAACTAGAGGAAGAGAAGCAGATTAGAGCTAGACAGATTGCCCAGGAGAAATTGATTAGAGATCGCGAGTTAGAGATAGAGGCGAAAAAGTTGGCGgaagaaaagatatttctcgaaatgaaaacaGCTGAGGAGTTGAGGTTCCGTAGGAGTCAGATGGCAATCAAGAAGAAATCGTTGGAAGAGAAGGCTAAACTTATTCGCGAGCAATCTCAGCGCGGAAGTAGTCGTGCGTCGAGCGTCGGTCAAAGTGAATCTGAGTTGGGTGCAAAAGTGAACAAGTGGCTTGAATCTACGGAACAGCAGACAGAGAAAAACCGAGATATTCCATCAGCGATAATTGATACGACGAACGTGAAATTAGCGAGCTCATTCGGCAGGCTGGGATTGATGAAGCAAGGCAACGAAGAACAACTCGCAGCATTTGGAGGTGAACCAGATGGTAAGGAGGACGCAGCTGAGTTTCGTCGCAATCCGAACGCTAGCACAGATGAGGCCAACGATCTACACCAGCGGGCGGTTGGCGACAACGTGCAGAGAAGGAACGAGAAAACAACCGTATTCTACGAGCAAACGTGCCCACAACTCCAACGAGATTGTACCGATAGCGACAATTTACGCATATCGGATCAAATGGAACAGGGTCCAACAAATCGTCAAATTGCCGCTCGTCAAGTCATGGGAAAAGATCTTCCAGTTTTTTCAGGCAACCCAGAAGAGTGGCCAATATGGGTCAGCAATTTTGAAAGATCTACTGCCACCTGCGGTTTTTCTCAGGATGAGAATCTCATTCGACTGCAACGTTGTCTAAAAGGGCCGGCCCTGGAAATGGTTCGTGGAAGACTTCTAACGCCAGCTAGTGTTCCGCATGTAATAAAGACTCTACAGTTACGCTATGGTCGACCGGAAACCTTGATCCGGGCGCTCACTGAAAAGATCCGGCATCTTCCACCACCGAGGATGGACAATTTGGAGAGTATCATCGACTTCGGAATGGCGGTTGACAACCTTGTTGAGCACCTGAAGACCGCGAAACAATATCCGCACCTAATGAACCCCTCTCTTCTTCATGATCTGGTCGGTAAGCTGCCGGTGGACTACAGGATGAAGTGGGCAGCCTATAAAGGTGCTAGAGTAGATGCTGATCTGAGGACATTTGGTACATTCATGAACTCTATCGTGGAACTGGCGTTTGACGTTGCGGACGATCATCCAACAAGCAAACCATTCAAACCACAGCCAAGATCGAAGGACCGCGGTTACGTACAATCTCATACAGAAACACCGTGCATGGAAGAAAATGCGCTTTTCAACAGCAGTAGTCCAACGGAAAAACCTAATAAAAGGTCCTGTGTGGTGTGTGGAATAGAAGGCCATCGTGTCCATGATTGTGACCGATTCAAATCTCTAAACGCCGACGAAAGACTGAAAATTGTCAACCAGAACTCATTGTGTAGGACCTGCTTGAATCAACATGGTAGATGGCCTTGTAGAACTTGGCAAGGATGTGGAATTGCAGGCTGTCGACTGCGACACCATACGCTTCTACATACGTCGGCACAGGTCACGCCAGTTGCGGTGTCTACTAGCCACTTGGACCAAAAACAATTTGCTGAGGGCCCTTGGTTTAGATTATTGCCGGTTTCACTCTACGGGCCAAATGGGAAGATCGATATATTTGCGTTCATCGATGAGGGTTCCCAACTAACGCTACTGGAGGATGACGTCGCTACCAAACTTGGAATTTCAGGACCAAGTGAACCACTGCAGCTGCTATGGACAGGGAATATCACGCGCAATGAATCCAAATCTCAACGGCTTCAGGTGGATATAACTGGATCACAAGCAAACCAACATTTCAAGCTTATGGACGCTCGCACAGTCGGAAAATTGAAACTTTCAAAGCAGTCATTGAGTTATCGTGGCCTAGCGGCAAAGTATCCTCATCTTCGTGGGCTACCCATGAACGACTATGAGCAAGTTGCGCCCAAGCTATTGATTGGTCTTGACAATCTGAAACTCACAATACCACTAAAAATACGCGAAGGACATTGGGGTCACCCCATGGCAGCCAAATGCCGTTTAGGGTGGAGCATCTATGGAGGGTCACCCAGAGATGTGGGGCCGGTCACTTGTGGGTTTCATGTTGGAGGATGGACCAATCAAGACCAAGAATTGAACCAGTTAGTTAGAAACTACGTGGCGTTGGATAATTCTGGGATAACATCGCCGATTGCTCACCTAGAATCCGATGAAGAACGACGCGCAAGGGAAATATTGGAAGCGACGACTAGGAGAACTTCCACCGGATTTCAGACGGGTCTCCTCTGGAAAACGGACAATGTACAGCTGCCAAACAGCTATGGAATGGCCTACAGGCGGCTTCGCAGTTTGGAGAGAAAGCTTCGCGACAACGACCATCTGTATGAATGCGTGCGTACGATTATACGTGATTACTTGGAGAAGCAGTACGCGCACGAAGCCACGAAGGATGAACTTACCAGCACAAAGCCAGAGAAGTGTTGGTATTTGCCACTGGGGATAGTCGTCAACCCTCGGAAAGACAAGGTACGACTGATCATGGATGCAAGAGCGACGGTAGATGGTGTATCATTCAACTCCTCTATGCTGAAAGGTCCAGACATGTTGACGTCGTTGCCAGCCGTACTCAGTAACTTCCGGATGTTCCAGTACGCCTTAGCCGCCGATATAAAGGAAATGTTCCACCGTATCCAGATTAGAGAGGAGGATCGACAATTCCAAAGGTTTCTTTGGCGAGATCAGCCGAACGTGGAACCGACTATATTCGTGATGGACGTAGCGATCTTTGGGTCCACATGTTCCCCGAGTTCCGCCCAATATGTCAAAAACCGCAATGCACGGGATTTCGCTGGCAACTATCCGAAGGCAGCAAATGCAATTATTCGTCACCATTACGTCGACGATTACCTTGACAGCTTTGGTACGATGGAGGAAGCAGTAACAGTCGGACGGGAAGTAAAGCAAATCCACGCAAAAGGCGGGTTTGAAATACGGAATTTCCTGTCCAACAAACCCGAAATCGCCGAAAGTGTGGGAGCGCAATCAACAGCAATGGAGAAGATATTCCAAGCAGGAAAGGAAGAATGTGCTGAATCCATCCTCGGTATGAGATGGATTCCTAGTAGTGATCACTTCACTTACTCTCTCGAACTGCGTGGAAATCTACAAGCGGTACTGGCTGATACACACGTTCCCACGAAACGGGAAGTTCTGCGGGTTGTGATGAGCCTTTTCGATCCTCTGGGCCTCATGACATTCTTTTTAATACATGGAAGGATTCTGATGCAGGACATATGGGCTTCCGGAATTGGCTGGGATGACACTGTCAACAACCATTTGTGTGAACGATGGAGAATGTGGTCCGGATACCTCCCGCAGTTAAACTCGATCCGCATCCCTCGTTGCTACTTTGACGGTGCTAACCAGGAAATGTACTCAACGCTGCAAATACACGTATTTGTGGATGCAAGCGAATCAGCTTATTCTAGCTTAGTATACTTTCGAGTGACAACGCTCAAAGGCGTAGAAACTGTTTTAGTGTCAGCAAAGGCAAAAGTGGCGCCACTTAAGATGCTTTCAATTCCTCGATTGGAGCTCCAGGCGGCTGTACTAGGTACCCGGTTGTTAAGCAGCGTCATAAATATACATGGTCTTCCCGTAACCAAGCGAGTGCTCTGGACCGACTCTCGAACAGTTCTGGCGTGGATAAATTCCGATCATCGCAAGTATCATCAGTTTGTAGGCTTTCGTGTAGCAGAAATCTTGTCTACGACGGAGGTTGATGAATGGCGCTGGATTCCTACCAAATCAAATGCAGCAGACCTTGCAACAAAGTGGGGAAATGGACCCGACTTAAGTGGAAACAGTGTTTGGTTCCGTGGGCCAGAATTCCTACACCAGCCGGAGGATATGTGGCCACAACAGCAGCAAGATTCTTTCCCGACTTTAGAAGAAATCAGATCCTGCAATACTCATGCTTCTGTGTCGCACCAGGTCGTAGATGCGGCTCGTTTTAGTCGTTGGGAGCGGCTCCACCGAACTTTAGGATACGTTCATCGGTTCATCGACAATATTAAGCGGAGACAACAAGGTTTTCCGCTGGAATTGGGTGGTCTTACCCAAACTGAATTGATAACAGCCGAACGAAGTGCGTGGAAGCAAGCGCAAAACGAATACTACCCGGAAGAATTGGAAGCTCTTGGACAGGAGAATTGTACTACGGTGACCAAATCAAGCAAGATCTACAAGCTGTGCCCTTTTCTGGATGAGTTTGGCATACTTCGCATGCAGGGCCGTCTGGATCTAGCTCCGCATGTACCATACGAAGCAAAGTTCCCAACAATACTTCCGCAACAATCAGCCATCACAAGCCTGCTGGTAGATTGGTTTCATCGCCGGTATAGACACGCAAATCGAGAAACGGTAATCAATGAAATGAGGCAACAATATCAAATACCAAAAATGCGGGCGTTAGTGGCGAAGGTATCAAAGAACTGTATGCGGTGTCGCCTGTGGAAATCTATGCCTGCATCGCCAGTAATGGCTCCATTGCCAAAGGTACGCCTTACTTCATTTATACGACCCTTCACGTATGTAGGCCTCGACTACTTCGGTCCAGTACTGGTGAAACAAGGTCGGAGCAATGTGAAAAGGTGGATCGCGTTGTTCACATGTCTGAGCATTCGTGCCGTCCACATGGAAGTGGTCCACTCCCTCTCAACCGAGTCCTGCATCCTGTCGATACGTAGATTTGTCACTCGCCGAGGTGCGCCAGTGGAAATATACAGCGATAATGGAACCAATTTCCATGGTGCTAACAACAAACTGCAGCAACAGATCGCGGAGCGTAACCAGACACTTGCCGCAGTCTTCACCAACACTAATACAAAATGGTCTTTCAATCCACCTGGAGCTCCTCATATGGGGGGAGTATGGGAGCGAATGGTCCGTTCTGTAAAGACGGCCATCGGTACTTTCCTCGAAGCTACAAGGAAACCCGACGATGAAACTTTCGAAACTGTTATCATCGAAGCGGAAGGAATAATAAATTCACGGCCATTGACGTACATCCCCATAGATTCTGCCGATCAGGAGTCCCTTACCCCCAACCATTTTTTGCTGGGGAGTTCCAGTGGGGTCAAGCAACTGTCGGTATTACCAACGGAGTATCGGGCGACCCTGAGGAGTAGCTGGAAGTTGGCCCGGCATTTGGCCGATGGATTTTGGAGAAGGTGGCTCAAAGAGTACTTGCCTGTAATATCGCGGCGGTCCAAATGGTTCGAAGGAGTGAAGGATATTGCAGTAGGCGATTTGGTGCTTGTAGTGAATGGAGCCGTTCGTAACCAATGGACAAGAGGACGTATTGAGAAGGTAGTGCCAGGTGCGGATGGAAGGATCCGCCAAGCATGGGTACGGACAGCTGGAGGATTACATCGTCGCCCGGCGGTGAATTTGGCGCTGCTCGACGTCGCTGAACATGGTGAACCTGGACTAGGACATCGTAGCCGTTCACGGGAGGGGGAATGTGACGGCGAACAGCTCTAA